Genomic window (Vicinamibacterales bacterium):
CGAGATGGCCACAGTGAATGGGATCCAGCGTGCCGCCCAGGATGCCGATCCGTCCGAGGCTCGACGCGCGAGGAGCGAGATCGGTCATTCTGCTTCGGACGTCTTGCGCCGCTCGTCGCTCGCCAGTGTTTTCCAGACCGCTTCCAGCAGCAGCGGCAGCCCTTCGCCGGTCGCCGCGGAGACAGGGTAAAGCGGAATCCCGGCGCGCTGCAAATGCTCGCGCAGGCGATCGAGCCGCGAGGGATCGTCGAGCGCGTCGATCTTGTTGGCGGCCGCGATCGCCGGCTTGTCCTGGAGCCGCTCGCCGGCGGCGTCGCGCCCGGGGAACATCGCCAGCTCCCGCGAGATCACCTCGAAGTCCTGCACCGGGTCGCGCCCCGTCGCCGACGACACATCCACCACGTGCACCAGCACGCGCGTCCGTTCGAGATGACTGAGGAAGCGGTGACCCAGCCCGTGGCCGGTATGCGCGCCCTCGATCAGCCCTGGCACGTCGGCGACCACGAACGATCGATCGCCCGACAGGCCGACGACCCCGAGATTGGGCACGAGCGTGGTGAACGGATAGTCGGCGATCTTGGGCCTGGCCGCCGAGATCCGCGAAATGATCGTCGACTTGCCGGCGTTCGGATAGCCGACCAGTCCGACGTCGGCGAGCAGCTTCAACTGCAGCCGCAGCGCCTTTTCCTCGCCCGGAAGACCCGGTTGCGCCTTGCGCGGCGCGCGATTGGTCGACGTGGCGAAATGCGCGTTGCCGAGGCCGCCGAGCCCCCCTTTCGCAATCAGGAGCGTTTCACCCTCGGCGGTGAGATCGGCGACGAGCGCATACTCGCCGTCCTCGAGCTTCTCGAACACCTGCGTACCGACCGGCACCTTGAGCGTGATCGGCTCGCCGGCGCGGCCGGTCCGGTTCGAGCCTGCCCCGTGCGCGCCGCGGCCGGCCTCGAACAGTTTCTGGAAGCGGAAGTTGAGGAGCGTGTTGAGATTGGCGTGGGCCGCGAAGGAGACGTCGCCGCCCGGGCCGCCGTCCCCGCCGTCGGGGCCGCCGCGCGGCACGAACTTCTCGCGCCGGAAGCTCATGGCGCCGCGGCCCCCATGGCCGGCCGCGACGTGGATTTCTACTTCGTCGACAAACATGGAGCGGCAGGTCTGAAGACCCGCCCTACAGGCCTGAGCCTACCCCAGGGGTGTGACGGAAATGACCCGGCCGCGGGCGCCGTGGTCCGAGAACTTGACGACGCCGTCGACCTTGGCGAAGAGCGTGTCGTCCTTGCCGCGTCCGACGTTCAGGCCCGGCCGGAAGCGCAGGCCGCGCTGGCGGACGAGAATCGATCCACCGGTCACGACGTTGCCGTCGAAGCGCTTGACGCCGAGACGCTGCGAGTTGCTGTCGCGCCCGTTGCGGGAGCTGCCCTGTCCTTTTTTGTGAGCCATGGCTAGACCAGGATGTCCTTGATGCGCACGCGCGTATAGGTGCTGCGGTGTCCCTTGCTGTTCCGCGAACCCTTGCGGCGCTTCTTCTTGAACACCCGGATCTTGGGGCCGCGCGATTCGCCGTCGATGACGCCGACGATCTTCACGTCGGCCACGAACGGGGCGCCGGCGAGCACCTCGCCGCCGTCCTTCTCGAGAAAGAGCACGCGGTCGATGCTGACCTCGTCACCGACGGCCGCGTCGATGCGGTCGACCTCGATGACGGAGCCCGGGGCGACCTTCACCTGGCGGCCGCCGCTCTGAATGATAGCGAACACTCTACCGTCTCCTTGCTGGGGGAGGCAAAACTCTAGAATACCAGAAGATCGGGTGATTTGGAAATCTGGTGATCCGGTGAAACTCCGCAGATCACCCGATCGTCAGATCGCCCGATTCTATTTGAGGAGAACCCTGGTGCCGTGGATTTTCTGGGCGCTGAGCGTGCTGAGGAACGACGGAATCACGCGGTCCATCAGCTCGAAGTAGGTCGAGAGCGCTGGCACGCTCTGGTTCTGCGGATAGAGAATCTCTTCGTGGAACGTCTCGGAATAGAGGATGGCGCCGGTGCGACCGTCGATGAACACGAAGCGCGGCTGCAGGATGAAGCCTTTGCGCTCCATATACTGGCGCACCGGGACCACGCTGCGGCGGCCATAGGCGTCGTACACCTCGCGGTTCTGCATCACGAAGCCGCTCGTCTGGTTGGGCGTGAAGAGGACCGTGCCGGTGACGATGAGCGGGTTTTGATATTCCTCGCCGAGCTTCTTCCAGTAGGCGACGTCGGCGAAGATCTTGTCGAATTTCGCGAGGTCCTTCTCGTTGTTGATCTTCGGCTCGCCCTTCTTCGGATCGGCCTTGGAATCGGTCTTCACGGCCGGGATGGGCTCGGGCGCGTTCGCGATATTGGCGGTCGGGATCGGCCCGACCGGGGCCACGCCGGCCGACGAGTTGGCGGCCGCCACGGCGCTGTCGCGGTTCGATTCGGTGGTGGCGATGTCCGCGAGCGGCAGCGCGTCGGCCTCGATGATGCGCAGCTGGGACTTCGTGCGCAACTGGCTCCGCAGCAGGCGTACCGTCTCGAGATTCGCGTCGACGTCTTCCGTGCCTCCGCCGATGAAGCCGGCGACGAGGACGCGCTGGAAACCGCTGACGTCCATCTTCGGCTGGATGGGCGTCTCGATCGGGATCTCGTAGAAGTCGGTGCAGCCCGCGAGCGCGAGCAGGCCGGCGAGGACGAGGCTACTTGCCGCTGCGGCGCTTCGTGCGGTCATTGATTTCTTTGAAGAGATCGTAGTTCTGCCGGATCAGCAGGTTCTTCGGATCCAGCTCCAGGGCCTTCTCGTATGCCTTTTTCGCCTGCTCGAACTTGCCTTCGTGCTCGTAGGCGATCGCGAGATTGTTCCACGCCGCGGAGTAGCTCGGATCGAGTTCGACGGCCTTCTGCCAGCGATAGAGCGCTTCGTTCCAGAGCCCGTTCTGCGCGACCTGAATGCCGAACTCGACCTGTTCCTTCGACTTCGATCGGTTGTCGGCGCGTGCGGCCGTAGCGCTGGCCGCCAGGGCAATGCAGGCAGCGACTGAGAGGAAGATCAGTCGACGCATGGGATGTAGGGTCACTATAGCACCTTGCCAGAGGGAGGGCGCAGCAACAGATGTACCGCGGCGGAGTTTGCGGAAAGCGGCGCGCACGCGCGCCGGCACGCCGTTTTTTGTAAACGGACACGAAACCCGTAAGGCGCGCTGACGCCTGCAGGCGTCGACCGGCCGTATACTGAAGGACAGAGGGTCGGGCACCGAAGCTGCCGCGGGCGGCGCCGGGGTTGCTGTCCCTGTGCCGCGCCGTGGTCGGGAGGCCTCGTGGACCTTCAGAACGCGGTGGCGGTCACCACCATCCCCGGCGTGTCGCGGCTTCGCGCCGCCGCCATCTTCCGATCGCTCGCCGCCGAAGCCGGCGGCACCCCTTCACTCGAAGACGTCATCGCCGCCTGCGGCCGCGCCGCCGGCGCCGCGCTGCTCGCGCGGGAGGCGCGACTGGAAGCCGCGACGCTCCTCGAACGGGCCTCGCACGAGCATATTGCCGCGCTGCCGATCGACGATGACCGGTATCCGGTCCTGCTGCGGACAATCGTCGATCCGCCGATCGTGTTGTGGCTGCGGGGCGCCGAAGCCGCGCTGGCACGCCCAGCCGTTGCGATCGTGGGCTCACGCGCAGCGAGCCCCTACGCGCTGGAAGTGGCCGGACGGCTGGGCGCCGAGCTGGCCGGGCGCGGCGTGGCGGTCGTCTCGGGGCTCGCCCGCGGCGTCGACGGCGCGGCCCATCGCGGTGCGCTGCGGGCCGGCGGCGCGACCGTGGCGGTGCTCGGGAGCGGCCCCGACGTCATCTATCCGGCTGAGCACCGTGGGCTCGCCGCCAGCATCTGCCAAGACGGCGCCCTCCTGAGCGAGCTCGGGCCCGGGGCGCCCCCGTTGCCGGAGCACTTCCCGCAGCGCAACCGCCTGATCAGTGGGATCTCGCTGGGGGTCGTGGTCGTCGAAGCATCGGAGAAGAGCGGCTCGCTCATCACGGCGCGATGCGCGCTCGACCAGGGCCGTGACGTCATGGCCGTGCCGGGCAGCATCCTGGGGGGCCGCAATCGCGGCTCGCACGCCCTCCTCAAGGACGGCGCAAAGGTCGTGGAGACTGCGGACGATATCTTGGACGAGCTGGGCTGGCGGCCGTGTCAAGCCCTCCCTGAAATTTCGAACAAGTCATTTGAAGACAACGACTTACTTTCTAAATTGACCCCCGGCGAGACATACGGTCTCGAGGATTTGTCTGCTACGGTGGGTATTTCGGGTCCGGCATTGCTGCCCCGTCTCACGGAGTGGGAAATGCAGGGGCGGCTGGTGAAACTGGGAAGCTTATGGCAAAGGCGCTCGTAGTGGTCGAATCGCCGGCAAAGGCGAAGACCATCAACAAATATCTCGGCAAGGACTACAAGGTCGTCGCGTCGATGGGCCACGTCCGCGATCTGCCCAAGAGCAAGCTGGGCGTCGACGTCGACGAGGGCTTCGAACCGTCGTACGAAGTGATCGCCACCCGTAAGAAGGTGCTCACCGAGCTGAAGGCGGACGCGAAGAAGGCCGAGCAGATCTTCATCGCCACCGACCCGGACCGCGAAGGGGAAGCGATCGGCTGGCATCTCGCCGAGGAGCTCGGCAGCAGCAACAAGAAGAAGATCCGCCGCTTGATGTTCAACGAGATCACCAAGAAGGGTGTGCTCAGCGCGCTCGACAAGCCGACCCAGATCGACAAGAAGATGGTCGACGCGCAGCAGGCGCGGCGCGTCCTCGATCGGCTGGTCGGCTACAAGATCAGCCCGCTCCTCTGGGAGAAGGTCCGCCGCGGCCTCAGTGCCGGCCGCGTGCAGTCGGTGGCGCTGAAGCTGGTCTGCGACCGCGAACGCGAGATCACCTCGTTCGTGCCCGAAGAGTACTGGAACATCACGGCGCGCCTGGCCGGTCCGGTGCCGCCGGAGTTCGACGCCAGGCTCCTCAAGAAGGACGGCGTCAACATCAAGGTCGGCCAGCAGGCCGAGTCCGACGCCATCCTCGTCGATCTCCGCAAGGCGGCCTGGGTCGTCGACAGCGTCACGATGAAGGAGCGGAAGAAGTCGGCGGTGCCGCCGTTCATCACGAGCAAGCTGCAGCAGGCCTCGCGCTTCCCGGTCAAGAAGACGATGATGGTCGCGCAGCAGCTCTACGAAGGTATCGAGCTGCCGGGCGAAGGGGCGGTCGGCCTCATCACCTACATGCGCACCGACTCGACGCGGGTCTCCGAGCAGGCGCTGACCGAGGTCCGCGAATTCATCGCCGGTTCGTTCGGCGCGGAGTACGTGCCCGAGAAACCGAACTTCTACAAGACGAAGTCGGACGCGCAGGACGCACACGAAGCGGTCCGCCCGACCTCGATGCAGTACCACCCCGACGCGGTGCGTGGCCAGCTCACCGGCGACCAGTACTACCTCTACAAGTTGATCTGGAACCGCTTCGTCGCCTCGCAGATGCCGCCGGCGACTTTCGACGACACGACGGTCGACATCACGGCGGCGCAGTATCTCTTCCGCGTCAAGGGATCCGTGCCGAAGTTCCCCGGGTGGATGGCGGTCTACGAACAGCCGGCGGCGGCCGTCGGGAGCGCGCTCGCGGCCCCGCTGAACGAAGACGAGAAGACGGCGCCCGGTCCCGACGCCCGCACCGCGGAAGACGACGAAGAGTCGAGCGTGCTGCCGGCGCTCGCCAAAGGAGACGTGCTGGCGCTGCGCGAGCTGAAACCGGAGCAGAAGTTCACGCAGCCGCCGCCCCGCTACACCGAGGCGACGCTGGTCAAGGCGCTCGAAGAGAACGGCATCGGCCGCCCTTCGACCTACGCGTCGATCATCAGCGTCATCCAGGCGCGCGAGTACGTGAACAAGATAGAGGGCAAGTTCAAGCCGACGTTCCTCGGCATGATGCTCGTCGAGAAGCTGCTGTCGCCGGCGTTCGACGACATCCTCGACGTGAACTACACGCGCGAGCTCGAGGAGGATCTCGACAAGATCGAGTCCGGCGCCTCGGACTACGAGAAGACGCTGACGGAGTTCTACAAGAAGTTCAAGAAGGATCTGAAGCGCGCCGAGAAGGACATGCCCAACATGAAGGAAGGGTATGAGCCCGAGCCGCCGGTCGCCTGCGACAAGTGCGGCAAGCCGATGGTCATCAAGGCCGGCAAGTTCGGGTTGTTTCTCGCCTGCAGCGGCTATCCCGAGTGCGAGAACACGCGCGAGGTCGACGCACCGGAGGCGGGCGCCGAAGGGGATCTCGACGAGGCCTGCGAGAACTGCGGCAAGCCGATGGTCGTCAAGCGCGGCCGCTTCGGCCAGTTCCTGGCCTGCACCGGCTATCCGGACTGCAAGACCACGCGAAAAATCATCGCGACCAAGCAGGGTATGGCGGCGGCCAAGCCCGATCAGATCCTCGACGAAAAGTGCCCGAAGTGCGGTTCGAACCTGGTCGTCAAGCAGGGACGGTTCGGCGAGTTCACCGCGTGCACGAGCTATCCGACCTGCAAGTACGTCAAGCAGAAGACGACCGGCGTACTCTGTCCCAAGGACGGCGGCGACATCGTCGAGCGCAAGTCGCGCCGCGGCAAGGTCTTCTTCGGCTGCGCCAACTATCCCGACTGCGATTTCACGCTGTGGAACCGGCCGGTGGCGGAGAAGTGCCCCGACTGCGGCGCGCCGTTCCTGGTCGAGAAGATCACCAAGAAGCACGGCCGCCAACTGGTGTGCAACACCGACAGCTGCAGTTACGTGCGTCAGGCCGAAGAGCTGACGACGGCTTGAGATCGGGTGATCTGTCGATCGGGTGATCGGGTGATCTGTTAGTCTGGGACCGTTCACCCGTTCACCCGATCACCCGATGTCTCCTGTCACCATCGTCGGCGGCGGCCTTGCGGGCTCCGAAGCCGCGTGGCAGGCGGCGGCTCGCGGTGTCCCGGTGACGCTCTGCGAGATGCGGCCGATCAAGCCCACGGCGGTTCACAAGACCGACGGCCTCGCTGAGCTCGTCTGCTCGAATTCGTTCCGCGGCGACAAACTCGACAACGCGGTCGGCCTGCTGAAGGAAGAGATGCGCCGTCTCGGCTCGCTGGTCATGCGGTGCGCCGACGAGGCGCGCGTGCCGGCCGGCGCGGCGCTCGCGGTGGATCGCGATCTCTTCTCGTCGCGCGTGACCGAGGCGATCGCGTCACACCCGCTGATCCGCATCCGCCGGGGAGAGGTCAAGTCGATTCCCTCGCCGGCCGATGGCCCGGTGATCCTCGCCACCGGTCCGCTGACCTCCGACGCGTTGTCGGCAGAAATCGCCACGCTGGTTGGCGAGGCGCATCTCTATTTCTACGACGCGATCAGCCCCATCGTCTCCGGCGAATCGCTGGATGTGTCGAAGGTCTATCGCGCCTCCCGCTGGGGACGCAGCCTCGGCCCACGGCCGGGGTCAGACCGGGGTCAAACCGGGGTCAAACCGGGGTCAAACCGGGGTCAGACCACCTTCGATGCTTCCTTCGCCTGCGGGGTAGACGATGGGGAGGGGGATTACCTGAACTGTCCCCTCAATCGGGAGGAATACGGCGCCTTCTACGACGCGCTCCTGTCGGCGGAAAAGGCAGCCCTGCGCGAATTCGACAAGCCGCAGTTCTTCGAGGGATGCCTGCCGATCGAGGTAATGGCGGCCCGCGGCGTCGACACGCTCCGCTTCGGGCCCATGAAGCCGGTCGGCCTCCCCGACCCCCGCACTGGCCGCGAGCCGTACGCGGTCGTCCAACTCCGCCAGGACAACGTCGCGGGCGATCATTTCAGCCTGGTCGGATTCCAGACGCAAATGAAGTGGGGGGAGCAGGCGCGCGTGCTCAAGATGATCCCCGGTCTCGAGCAGGCCGAGTTCGTGCGCTTCGGGATGATCCACCGCAACACCTATGTCAACGCGCCGACGGTGCTGCGCGAGACCTGGCAGACCCGGATGCGCGACGACCTGTTCTTCGCGGGTCAGATGTCGGGGGTGGAAGGGTACGTCGAGTCGGCCGCGTCCGGCCTCATCGCCGGCAGGAACGCCGCCGCGCTCGTGCTCGGCGAAGCGCCGGTGTCGCCGCCGCGGACCACCGCGCTCGGCGCGCTGGCCTATTACGCGTCGCACGCCGATCCGAAACACTACGTGCCCTCGAATATCGCCTTCGGCCTGCTGCCGCCGCTCGAACAGCGGGTCAAGCACAAGCGGGATCGCAATATCGCGATTTCCGAGCGCGCGCTGAACGATCTGGCGCGCTGGGAGGCCGGGCTGACGCGCTGCACGGCGGACGCGCCGTAGGCCGATAGCGAAACTTGGGATCCAGCCGGCTCACATATGCGAGAGCACCTCAAGGCCTTTCTCGATCACCTTCGTCTGAACGAGAACGCGTCGGCGCACACGGTCCGCGCCTACGACAGCGATCTGACGCAGTTCCTGACGTTCCTCGCGGCGCACCTGAAGCGGCGCGTTTCCGAGCTGGAGCCGACCAATCTCGATCACCTGAACGCGCGCGCCTTCCTCGCGGATCTCACCCGCAAGGGCCAGGCGAAGTCTTCGGCGGCGCGCAAGCTGTCGGCGATCCGCGCGTTCGGCCGCTATCTCCGGCGCCAGGGGATCATCGACTCGGATCCGGCGGCGCTCGTCGGCGCGCCGAAGCGGGAGGTTCGCATCCCCAATCATCTCGCCGTCGAGGAAATGGCGAAGCTGCTCGACGCGCCGGACGGAACCGCGCCGCTCGGCCGACGCGACAAGGCGATCCTCGAACTGTTCTATGCGTCGGGACTGCGGTTGAGCGAGCTGGTCGGACTCGACCTCGAAGACCTGAACCTGACGGCGCGGGTCGTCCGCGTGCTCGGCAAGGGGCGGAAAGAGCGCATCGTTCCCTTCAACCAGACGGCCGCGGACGTGCTGCGGACGTGGCTGCGCGACAGAGCGGCGCTCGTGCCCCACGCCGCTGCGCCGTCGCGAAGCCGCGAGTCGGTGCCGTTGCGCCGCCGCGCGCGCGAGCCGCTGTTCCTCAACTACCAGGGCGGGCGGCTGTCGACGCGCAGCGTGGACAAGATCGTCCGTCGTTATGCGCGCGAGTCGAGCACGCGAACGGGCATCAGCCCGCATGCGCTCCGTCATTCCTTCGCGACGCACCTGCTCGAGGCGGGCGCCGATCTGCGCGCGATCCAGGAGCTCCTGGGTCACGCGCGCCTCAGTACGACGCAGCGCTACACCCACGTGAACGCGGCGCAGTTGATCGAGAGCTATCGAAAGGCGCACCCCAAAGCCTGATTGCGCTTGACGTGGTCCGGCGATTCGCGCAGGATCGGGGCGACTTCCAACCGAATCCAGGGGGGGCCCATGCGACGTCGGTCGCTTCGAGCGCTTTTCGTGTGCCTGCTGCTGGCTGCACGCCCGGTGTGCGCGCAGGACGGCGCGCGGCTCCCCTCGGCTCCTGTCTTCCTGCCTCCTGTTCCCGACCCGCTCACCGCCGACGAGCGACGCGAGCTCGATGTCTGGATCGCCGCGATGCGCAAGTGGCAGCGCATGGACAAGCGGTGGCACAACGAGCCCGCCCACGACCCCTTCGGCCGGATCGTCAATCGTGAACCGAAGCCCGCTGCTCCCGAGTGGCTCGATGCGCGCTGTGCCGCGCTGGGTCCGGCGGAGGCGGGGAGCGCCGCGCCGCTCGGGTCCGCCTGCCGCATGCTTGCCGGCCTCGAGCAGGATCCGACGGCGGCGGCGATTCGCGCGCAGACCATCACCGCACGCGCCGCTGCCGAGAAGACCGCGAAGCATGCGTTCTTGACCCGTGTCCACATCGACGGGCTCTGGACGTCGACCGCCTCGGACGTGCGTGTGTACGGCCTGATCGGTTCGCACATCAGCCTCGTCGACGTGGGCCGCGTGCAGTTCTTCGGTCCACCCGGAGTGATCCTGCTGAGTGTGCCGGACGGCGCCGGCTCGCGGGAGATCCGCGCCGGTTACACCTGGGGCCTGAGTGTTCGCCTCGGCGACGTGCGTCTGTTCGCGCCGTCGAAGAACATGACGCTCTTTCTGACCATCAGCAAGGTGTGGGTGCCTGGCGGCTCCGTCTACGATCGGCTGCAGGGTGGCGGCTTCGACATCGCCGGCTTTTCGCTGGCGCCGCGCAAGCGCGGTCGATAGGATCGCGCGCCGCGCGCGCGGCGACTGCGCGGACGCGAGCGACGCCTATCCGTTCTCGTTCGCGTACCAATCGTCCAGACGTGACCACCGTCCGCAGCGCAGGCACATCGTGTCGTGCCAGCGCTTCTCGCAGCCGGGGCAGACGCCTCGGGTGTCGAACGTGTTCCACACGCTGCTGCAGCCGGGCTCGCAGCACCAGCGATCGGACTTCGCCGGCTCCCACGAGCACTTGGGACAGCGGATCCGGCCCCCGTCGCGGACCGTCACGGCAGGGGCCTTTTTCGTGATGACGAGGCCAAAGATCATCTGGACGCTCAACTCGAGAGTAAACCGCGCCCCGCCAACCTGTCGAGCGGGTTCGACGTGCGAAGTCGTCGATGAGCGCCGGCGCGTCGCGGCGGATGTCTCCTGGAAAAAAAAGGGCACAGCGACCCTGATCGCTGTGCCCCCCGGCCTGCGAGCGCGTGGCGTGACCGTCGCCGCGACGAGCTACGCGACGTCGACCATCCGCCGACCGCGCGGATACTCGATCGCCAGCGTCTTGATCTTGTAGTTCATGACGCGCGGGCTGATGTTGAGCAACTCGGCGGCGTCCTTCTGCACCCAGTTCGACATCTTCAGCGCCTCGATCAGCGCCTGCCGCTCGATCTCTTCGAGCGCGATGCCGGTCGGCGGGATCTTGACGACCGGGTTGCCGTCGCCCGACGGCGCGGTCGACAGCTCGCCGAGCCGCAGATCGCTGCTGTTGACGCTTGGATTCTCGGCGAGCAGCACGGCGCGCTCGATCGAGTTCTCGAGCTCGCGGATGTTGCCTGGCCAGTTGTAGCGCATCAGCAGCTTCAGCGCGTCGGGCGTCAGACCGTCGATCCGCTTCTTCAGCTCGCCGGCGAAGCGGCGCAGGAAGAAGGTCGCCAGCGCCGTGATGTCGTCCTTGCGCTCGCGCAGGGGCGGCATGTCGATCGACACGACGTTCAGGCGGTAGTAGAGGTCCTCGCGGAACTGTCCGTTCGCCACCATCTGCGGCAGGTTGCGGTTGGTCGCCGCGATGACGCGGACGTCGGTGCGCAGCGTGCGGGTGCCGCCGAGGCGCTCGAACTCGTGCTCCTGCAGCACGCGCAGGATCTTGGCCTGGGTGTTGGCGCTCATGTCGCCGACTTCGTCGAGGAACAGCGTGCCGCCGTCGGCCTGTTCGAAGCGGCCGACGCGCTGCTTGTCGGCGCCGGTGAAGGCCCCCTTCTCGTGCCCGAACAGCTCCGACTCGAGCAGGTTCTCCTGGAGCGCCGCGCAGTTCACCTTGACGAAGTTGCGTCCGGCGCGCAGCGAGTTGTGGTGGATCGCGCCGGCGATCAGCTCCTTGCCGGTCCCGGTCTCGCCGCGGATCAGCACGGTCGTGTTGCTCTTGGCGACTTTCTTGACGATCGCCAGCACCGACTGCAGCGCGCCGCTGGCGCCGACGATGCGGTCGAAGTCGTAGATGTCCTGCTGCGTGTGGCGCAGGTACTCGATCTCGTGCTTGAGGCGCCGGTGCTCGAGGGCCTTCTCGACCTTGAGCTCCATCTCCTCGATCTCGAACGGCTTCTGCACGTAGTCGAAGGCGCCGATCTTCATCGCCTC
Coding sequences:
- the obgE gene encoding GTPase ObgE — translated: MFVDEVEIHVAAGHGGRGAMSFRREKFVPRGGPDGGDGGPGGDVSFAAHANLNTLLNFRFQKLFEAGRGAHGAGSNRTGRAGEPITLKVPVGTQVFEKLEDGEYALVADLTAEGETLLIAKGGLGGLGNAHFATSTNRAPRKAQPGLPGEEKALRLQLKLLADVGLVGYPNAGKSTIISRISAARPKIADYPFTTLVPNLGVVGLSGDRSFVVADVPGLIEGAHTGHGLGHRFLSHLERTRVLVHVVDVSSATGRDPVQDFEVISRELAMFPGRDAAGERLQDKPAIAAANKIDALDDPSRLDRLREHLQRAGIPLYPVSAATGEGLPLLLEAVWKTLASDERRKTSEAE
- the rpmA gene encoding 50S ribosomal protein L27, producing MAHKKGQGSSRNGRDSNSQRLGVKRFDGNVVTGGSILVRQRGLRFRPGLNVGRGKDDTLFAKVDGVVKFSDHGARGRVISVTPLG
- the rplU gene encoding 50S ribosomal protein L21, which produces MFAIIQSGGRQVKVAPGSVIEVDRIDAAVGDEVSIDRVLFLEKDGGEVLAGAPFVADVKIVGVIDGESRGPKIRVFKKKRRKGSRNSKGHRSTYTRVRIKDILV
- a CDS encoding tetratricopeptide repeat protein: MRRLIFLSVAACIALAASATAARADNRSKSKEQVEFGIQVAQNGLWNEALYRWQKAVELDPSYSAAWNNLAIAYEHEGKFEQAKKAYEKALELDPKNLLIRQNYDLFKEINDRTKRRSGK
- the dprA gene encoding DNA-processing protein DprA codes for the protein MDLQNAVAVTTIPGVSRLRAAAIFRSLAAEAGGTPSLEDVIAACGRAAGAALLAREARLEAATLLERASHEHIAALPIDDDRYPVLLRTIVDPPIVLWLRGAEAALARPAVAIVGSRAASPYALEVAGRLGAELAGRGVAVVSGLARGVDGAAHRGALRAGGATVAVLGSGPDVIYPAEHRGLAASICQDGALLSELGPGAPPLPEHFPQRNRLISGISLGVVVVEASEKSGSLITARCALDQGRDVMAVPGSILGGRNRGSHALLKDGAKVVETADDILDELGWRPCQALPEISNKSFEDNDLLSKLTPGETYGLEDLSATVGISGPALLPRLTEWEMQGRLVKLGSLWQRRS
- the topA gene encoding type I DNA topoisomerase yields the protein MAKALVVVESPAKAKTINKYLGKDYKVVASMGHVRDLPKSKLGVDVDEGFEPSYEVIATRKKVLTELKADAKKAEQIFIATDPDREGEAIGWHLAEELGSSNKKKIRRLMFNEITKKGVLSALDKPTQIDKKMVDAQQARRVLDRLVGYKISPLLWEKVRRGLSAGRVQSVALKLVCDREREITSFVPEEYWNITARLAGPVPPEFDARLLKKDGVNIKVGQQAESDAILVDLRKAAWVVDSVTMKERKKSAVPPFITSKLQQASRFPVKKTMMVAQQLYEGIELPGEGAVGLITYMRTDSTRVSEQALTEVREFIAGSFGAEYVPEKPNFYKTKSDAQDAHEAVRPTSMQYHPDAVRGQLTGDQYYLYKLIWNRFVASQMPPATFDDTTVDITAAQYLFRVKGSVPKFPGWMAVYEQPAAAVGSALAAPLNEDEKTAPGPDARTAEDDEESSVLPALAKGDVLALRELKPEQKFTQPPPRYTEATLVKALEENGIGRPSTYASIISVIQAREYVNKIEGKFKPTFLGMMLVEKLLSPAFDDILDVNYTRELEEDLDKIESGASDYEKTLTEFYKKFKKDLKRAEKDMPNMKEGYEPEPPVACDKCGKPMVIKAGKFGLFLACSGYPECENTREVDAPEAGAEGDLDEACENCGKPMVVKRGRFGQFLACTGYPDCKTTRKIIATKQGMAAAKPDQILDEKCPKCGSNLVVKQGRFGEFTACTSYPTCKYVKQKTTGVLCPKDGGDIVERKSRRGKVFFGCANYPDCDFTLWNRPVAEKCPDCGAPFLVEKITKKHGRQLVCNTDSCSYVRQAEELTTA
- the trmFO gene encoding methylenetetrahydrofolate--tRNA-(uracil(54)-C(5))-methyltransferase (FADH(2)-oxidizing) TrmFO yields the protein MSPVTIVGGGLAGSEAAWQAAARGVPVTLCEMRPIKPTAVHKTDGLAELVCSNSFRGDKLDNAVGLLKEEMRRLGSLVMRCADEARVPAGAALAVDRDLFSSRVTEAIASHPLIRIRRGEVKSIPSPADGPVILATGPLTSDALSAEIATLVGEAHLYFYDAISPIVSGESLDVSKVYRASRWGRSLGPRPGSDRGQTGVKPGSNRGQTTFDASFACGVDDGEGDYLNCPLNREEYGAFYDALLSAEKAALREFDKPQFFEGCLPIEVMAARGVDTLRFGPMKPVGLPDPRTGREPYAVVQLRQDNVAGDHFSLVGFQTQMKWGEQARVLKMIPGLEQAEFVRFGMIHRNTYVNAPTVLRETWQTRMRDDLFFAGQMSGVEGYVESAASGLIAGRNAAALVLGEAPVSPPRTTALGALAYYASHADPKHYVPSNIAFGLLPPLEQRVKHKRDRNIAISERALNDLARWEAGLTRCTADAP
- a CDS encoding tyrosine recombinase XerC, whose protein sequence is MREHLKAFLDHLRLNENASAHTVRAYDSDLTQFLTFLAAHLKRRVSELEPTNLDHLNARAFLADLTRKGQAKSSAARKLSAIRAFGRYLRRQGIIDSDPAALVGAPKREVRIPNHLAVEEMAKLLDAPDGTAPLGRRDKAILELFYASGLRLSELVGLDLEDLNLTARVVRVLGKGRKERIVPFNQTAADVLRTWLRDRAALVPHAAAPSRSRESVPLRRRAREPLFLNYQGGRLSTRSVDKIVRRYARESSTRTGISPHALRHSFATHLLEAGADLRAIQELLGHARLSTTQRYTHVNAAQLIESYRKAHPKA
- a CDS encoding sigma-54 dependent transcriptional regulator, with protein sequence MERSVMGRILVADDHDSLRRGIVRALSDARHEVDEAPNGNVAIEKLHEGQFDVVLSDLKMGGSDGLDVLRTAKALHPTSAVILMTAFGSVHTAVEAMKIGAFDYVQKPFEIEEMELKVEKALEHRRLKHEIEYLRHTQQDIYDFDRIVGASGALQSVLAIVKKVAKSNTTVLIRGETGTGKELIAGAIHHNSLRAGRNFVKVNCAALQENLLESELFGHEKGAFTGADKQRVGRFEQADGGTLFLDEVGDMSANTQAKILRVLQEHEFERLGGTRTLRTDVRVIAATNRNLPQMVANGQFREDLYYRLNVVSIDMPPLRERKDDITALATFFLRRFAGELKKRIDGLTPDALKLLMRYNWPGNIRELENSIERAVLLAENPSVNSSDLRLGELSTAPSGDGNPVVKIPPTGIALEEIERQALIEALKMSNWVQKDAAELLNISPRVMNYKIKTLAIEYPRGRRMVDVA